One part of the Vicugna pacos chromosome 20, VicPac4, whole genome shotgun sequence genome encodes these proteins:
- the LOC102532586 gene encoding histone H4 has translation MSGRGKGGKGLGKGGAKRHRKVLRDNIQGITKPAIRRLARRGGVKRISGLIYEETRGVLKVFLENVIRDAVTYTEHAKRKTVTAMDVVYALKRQGRTLYGFGG, from the coding sequence ATGTCTGGGCGCGGTAAAGGAGGTAAAGGCCTTGGAAAAGGGGGTGCTAAGCGCCACCGCAAGGTTCTGCGAGATAACATCCAGGGCATTACTAAACCTGCTATCCGGCGCCTGGCCCGACGTGGTGGTGTGAAGCGGATCTCCGGCCTCATCTACGAGGAGACCCGCGGGGTGCTGAAGGTGTTCCTGGAGAACGTGATCCGGGACGCCGTCACCTACACTGAGCACGCCAAGCGCAAGACGGTCACGGCCATGGACGTGGTCTACGCGCTCAAGCGCCAGGGCCGTACTCTCTACGGCTTTGGTGGTTAA
- the LOC107035021 gene encoding histone H4, producing the protein MSGRGKGGKGLGKGGAKRHRKVLRDNIQGITKPAIRRLARRGGVKRISGLIYEETRGVLKVFLENVIRDAVTYTEHAKRKTVTAMDVVYALKRQGRTLYGFGG; encoded by the coding sequence ATGTCTGGCAGAGGTAAGGGTGGAAAGGGCCTGGGAAAAGGAGGTGCTAAGCGCCACCGCAAAGTTCTGCGCGACAACATCCAGGGTATCACCAAGCCCGCCATTCGGCGTCTGGCTCGGCGAGGTGGTGTGAAGCGCATCTCCGGCCTCATCTACGAGGAGACCCGCGGGGTGCTGAAGGTGTTCCTGGAGAACGTGATCCGGGACGCCGTCACCTACACCGAGCACGCCAAGCGCAAGACGGTCACGGCCATGGACGTTGTCTACGCTCTCAAACGCCAGGGCCGCACCCTCTACGGCTTCGGTGGCTAA
- the LOC107032866 gene encoding histone H2A type 1-B — protein MSGRGKQGGKARAKAKTRSSRAGLQFPVGRVHRLLRKGNYSERVGAGAPVYLAAVLEYLTAEILELAGNAARDNKKTRIIPRHLQLAIRNDEELNKLLGRVTIAQGGVLPNIQAVLLPKKTESHHKAKGK, from the coding sequence ATGTCTGGACGTGGTAAACAGGGCGGCAAAGCTCGCGCCAAAGCCAAGACCCGTTCTTCGCGGGCCGGGCTCCAGTTCCCCGTGGGCCGCGTGCACCGCCTGCTCCGTAAAGGCAACTACTCTGAGCGTGTTGGTGCTGGAGCGCCGGTGTACCTGGCGGCGGTGCTGGAGTACCTGACGGCCGAGATCCTGGAACTGGCAGGCAACGCGGCCCGCGACAACAAGAAGACGCGCATCATCCCGCGCCACCTACAGCTGGCCATCCGCAACGACGAGGAGCTCAACAAGCTACTCGGTCGCGTGACTATCGCTCAGGGCGGCGTCCTGCCCAACATTCAGGCGGTTCTGCTGCCCAAGAAGACCGAGAGCCACCACAAGGCCAAGGGCAAGTGA
- the LOC102539322 gene encoding histone H4 — MSGRGKGGKGLGKGGAKRHRKVLRDNIQGITKPAIRRLARRGGVKRISGLIYEETRGVLKVFLENVIRDAVTYTEHAKRKTVTAMDVVYALKRQGRTLYGFGG, encoded by the coding sequence ATGTCTGGACGTGGGAAGGGTGGAAAAGGCCTGGGAAAAGGAGGTGCCAAGCGCCACCGAAAGGTGCTACGGGACAACATCCAGGGTATTACTAAGCCCGCGATCCGTCGCCTGGCTCGGCGTGGCGGTGTCAAACGCATCTCCGGCCTCATCTACGAGGAGACCCGCGGGGTGCTGAAGGTGTTCCTGGAGAACGTGATCCGGGACGCGGTCACCTACACCGAGCACGCCAAGCGCAAGACGGTCACGGCCATGGACGTGGTCTACGCTCTCAAGCGCCAAGGACGCACCCTCTACGGCTTCGGTGGCTAA
- the LOC140687775 gene encoding histone H3.1-like, giving the protein MARIKQTAQKSTGGKAPRKQLATKAARKSAPATGGVKKPHRYRPGTVALREIRRYQKSTELLIRKLPFQRLVREIAQDFKTDLRFQSSAVMALQEACEAYLVGLFEDTNLCAIHAKRVTIMPKDIQLARRIRGERA; this is encoded by the coding sequence ATGGCTCGCATCAAGCAAACAGCCCAGAAGTCCACCGGCGGCAAGGCGCCGCGCAAGCAGCTGGCCACCAAGGCGGCCCGCAAGAGCGCGCCGGCCACGGGCGGCGTGAAGAAGCCGCACCGCTACCGGCCCGGCACGGTGGCCCTGCGCGAGATCCGCCGCTACCAGAAGTCCACGGAGCTGCTGATCCGCAAGCTGCCGTTCCAGCGGCTGGTGCGCGAGATCGCGCAGGACTTCAAGACCGACCTGCGCTTCCAGAGCTCGGCCGTGATGGCGCTGCAGGAGGCGTGCGAGGCCTACCTGGTGGGGCTCTTCGAGGACACCAACCTGTGCGCCATCCACGCCAAGCGCGTCACCATCATGCCCAAGGACATCCAGCTTGCCCGCCGCATCCGTGGAGAGAGGGCATAA
- the LOC102532833 gene encoding histone H1.3, whose protein sequence is MSETAPVAPVTPAPAEKTPVKKKAKKAGAAAGKRKASGPPVSELITKAVAASKERNGVSLAALKKALAAAGYDVEKNNSRIKLGLKSLVSKGTLVQTKGTGASGSFKLNKKAATGEAKPKAKKAGAAKPKKAAGAAKKPKKATGAATPKKSAKKTPKKVKKPVAAAGAKKVAKSPKKAKTGKPKKAAKSPAKAKTPKPKAAKAKAAKPKATKAKKAVSKKK, encoded by the coding sequence atgtcgGAGACTGCTCCAGTTGCTCCAGTCACTCCTGCACCGGCAGAAAAAACACCTGTCAAGAAAAAGGCGAAGAAAGCGGGTGCAGCTGCTGGAAAGCGCAAAGCGTCCGGGCCTCCGGTGTCGGAGCTCATCACCAAGGCTGTCGCCGCTTCCAAGGAGCGCAATGGTGTGTCTTTGGCTGCGCTCAAAAAGGCGCTGGCGGCCGCTGGCTACGACGTGGAGAAGAACAACAGCCGCATCAAGTTGGGTCTTAAGAGCTTAGTAAGTAAGGGCACCCTGGTGCAGACCAAGGGCACCGGTGCCTCGGGCTCTTTTAAGCTTAACAAGAAGGCAGCCACTGGGGAAGCCAAGCCCAAGGCTAAGAAGGCGGGTGCGGCCAAGCCTAAGAAGGCTGCTGGGGCAGCTAAGAAACCCAAAAAGGCGACGGGCGCGGCCACCCCGAAAAAAAGCGCTAAGAAGACCCCCAAGAAAGTGAAGAAGCCAGTGGCGGCTGCTGGAGCCAAGAAAGTGGCCAAGAGCCCCAAAAAGGCAAAGACGGGCAAACCTAAGAAGGCGGCTAAGAGTCCTGCAAAGGCCAAAACCCCTAAGCCCAAGGCAGCCAAGGCTAAAGCTGCCAAACCCAAGGCTACAAAGGCGAAGAAGGCGGTCTCCAAGAAGAAGTAA
- the LOC140687773 gene encoding histone H3.1 — protein sequence MARTKQTARKSTGGKAPRKQLATKAARKSAPATGGVKKPHRYRPGTVALREIRRYQKSTELLIRKLPFQRLVREIAQDFKTDLRFQSSAVMALQEACEAYLVGLFEDTNLCAIHAKRVTIMPKDIQLARRIRGERA from the coding sequence ATGGCTCGTACTAAGCAAACAGCTCGCAAGTCCACCGGCGGCAAGGCGCCGCGCAAGCAGCTGGCCACCAAGGCGGCCCGCAAGAGCGCGCCGGCCACGGGCGGCGTGAAGAAGCCGCACCGCTACCGGCCCGGCACGGTGGCCCTGCGCGAGATCCGCCGCTACCAGAAGTCCACGGAGCTGCTGATCCGCAAGCTGCCGTTCCAGCGGCTGGTGCGCGAGATCGCGCAGGACTTCAAGACCGACCTGCGCTTCCAGAGCTCGGCCGTGATGGCGCTGCAGGAGGCGTGCGAGGCCTACCTGGTGGGGCTCTTCGAGGACACCAACCTGTGCGCCATCCACGCCAAGCGCGTCACCATCATGCCCAAGGACATCCAGCTCGCGCGCCGCATTCGCGGGGAGAGGGCATAA
- the LOC140687616 gene encoding histone H3.1-like, translated as MILSVYKGNLFLKPSSCAFFSVLLAMARTKQTARKSTGGKAPRKQLATKAARKSAPATGGVKKPHRYRPGTVALREIRRYQKSTELLIRKLPFQRLVREIAQDFKTDLRFQSSAVMALQEACEAYLVGLFEDTNLCAIHAKRVTIMPKDIQLARRIRGERA; from the coding sequence ATGATTCTGAGTGTATATAAAGGCAACCTCTTCCTCAAGCCATCAAGTTGTGCGTTTTTCTCCGTACTTCTTGCAATGGCTCGTACTAAGCAGACTGCTCGAAAGTCTACTGGCGGCAAGGCGCCGCGCAAGCAGCTGGCCACCAAGGCGGCCCGCAAGAGCGCGCCGGCCACGGGCGGCGTGAAGAAGCCGCACCGCTACCGGCCCGGCACGGTGGCCCTGCGCGAGATCCGCCGCTACCAGAAGTCCACGGAGCTGCTGATCCGCAAGCTGCCGTTCCAGCGGCTGGTGCGCGAGATCGCGCAGGACTTCAAGACCGACCTGCGCTTCCAGAGCTCGGCCGTGATGGCGCTGCAGGAGGCGTGCGAAGCTTACCTGGTGGGGTTGTTCGAGGACACCAACCTGTGCGCCATCCACGCCAAGCGTGTCACCATCATGCCCAAGGATATCCAGCTTGCCCGCCGCATCCGCGGGGAGAGAGCATAa
- the LOC102533078 gene encoding histone H2A type 1, with protein MPCKVHRDAGGFPNESLTKGGKARAKAKTRSSRAGLQFPVGRVHRLLRKGNYAERVGAGAPVYLAAVLEYLTAEILELAGNAARDNKKTRIIPRHLQLAIRNDEELNKLLGKVTIAQGGVLPNIQAVLLPKKTESHHKAKGK; from the exons ATGCCCTGCAAG GTTCATCGAGACGCTGGAGGTTTCCCTAATGAATCTCTTACAAAG GGCGGCAAGGCTCGCGCCAAGGCCAAGACCCGCTCCTCGAGGGCCGGGCTCCAGTTCCCCGTGGGTCGAGTGCACCGCCTGCTCCGCAAGGGTAACTACGCTGAGCGGGTCGGGGCCGGCGCGCCGGTGTATCTGGCGGCGGTGCTGGAGTACCTGACGGCCGAGATCCTGGAGCTGGCCGGCAACGCGGCCCGGGACAACAAGAAGACGCGCATCATCCCTCGCCACTTGCAGCTGGCCATCCGCAATGACGAAGAACTCAACAAGCTGCTGGGCAAAGTCACTATCGCCCAGGGTGGTGTCCTGCCCAACATCCAGGCCGTGCTGCTGCCCAAGAAGACTGAGAGCCACCACAAAGCTAAGGGCAAGTGA